A window of the Podospora bellae-mahoneyi strain CBS 112042 chromosome 6, whole genome shotgun sequence genome harbors these coding sequences:
- a CDS encoding hypothetical protein (EggNog:ENOG503P14D; COG:Q), translated as MASLSFALVGRTAGYIVVLLLVRFVYRLYTVRMKIRKYAKDTNTLGMPHHFIFGHMIESGKAFKDVPMEINRLTLMSLFLRQHSDIIKDGVIVMDVWPMIDPILYVMDPEIVSQFSNQQVLAKTLPKSNQLKDMFTPMFQGKDLLTMDGPEWKRWRAIYNPGFSAKNVATMAPEFIEEIDIFKRHLRKVAKSGKVVKMQQLAINLTIDVIGRAVLGHNFKCQAEGNPLEKAIADQVKWLIPNRTPDALVKLLNPFRLYDLWRLERIIRNVLAPAVRENLSNETSTTLHETILSLAVKAYLAENPDSNPRFDLEAFLNRTTSHLKIFIFAGHDTTATSLSKIAANPQLLNSLVYTTAVIKETLRIFPPALTVRQGRPDVTLHNYKTGKTYPTDGFLVIGATFATHKLEEYLPRNEEFLPERFLAKEGEELYVGKNAFRPFELGPRACIGQELAMMELSMILGLTVREFDFEVDESVFMEGGKRLWGQRVYMVGGLAGHPKGGMPMMVKVRGR; from the exons ATGGCATCACTTTCCTTTGCCCTGGTGGGCAGGACAGCCGGCTACATCGTTGTGCTCCTTCTTGTTCGATTTGTTTACCGGCTCTACACCGTACGCATGAAGATCCGAAAGTACGCCAAAGATACCAACACA CTGGGCATGCCTCACCACTTCATCTTTGGCCACATGATTGAAAGCGGCAAAGCCTTCAAAGACGTCCCAATGGAGATCAACCGCCTAACACTCATGTCACTATTTCTGCGCCAACACTCAGATATTATAAAAGATGGCGTTATCGTGATGGATGTCTGGCCGATGATTGATCCCATTCTCTATGTCATGGATCCCGAGATAGTGTCTCAGTTTTCCAATCAGCAGGTGTTGGCAAAGACTCTCCCCAAATCGAATCAGCTGAAAGATATGTTCACACCCATGTTCCAGGGCAAGGACTTGTTGACGATGGATGGGCCTGAGTGGAAAAGATGGCGGGCGATTTACAACCCCGGTTTCTCTGCCAAAAATGTTGCGACGATGGCTCCGGAGTTCATTGAGGAGATCGATATTTTCAAGAGGCATCTGAGGAAGGTTGCCAAGTCGGGGAAGGTCGTCAAGATGCAGCAGTTGGCTATAAATTTGACGATTGATGTCATCGGTCGTGCTGTCTT GGGCCACAACTTCAAGTGCCAAGCAGAAGGCAACCCTCTCGAAAAAGCAATCGCCGACCAGGTCAAATGGCTCATCCCCAACCGAACCCCCGACGCCCTCGTCAAACTCCTGAACCCCTTCCGTCTCTACGACCTCTGGCGACTAGAGCGCATCATCCGTAACGTCCTCGCCCCAGCCGTAAGAGAGAACCTCTCCAACgaaacctccaccacccttcacgagaccatcctctccctcgccgtcaAAGCATACCTGGCCGAGAACCCCGACTCCAACCCCAGGTTCGACCTCGAAGCCTTCCTCAAtcgcaccacctcccacctcaaAATCTTCATCTTCGCCGGCcacgacaccaccgccaccagccTCT CTAAAatcgccgccaacccccaactCTTGAACTCCTTGGTTTATACAACAGCCGTAATCAAAGAAACCCTCCGCATCTTCCCTCCTGCGCTGACTGTCCGTCAGGGCCGCCCAGACGTAACCCTCCACAACTACAAAACAGGCAAGACCTACCCCACCGACGGgttcctcgtcatcggcgCGACATTTGCCACCCACAAGTTAGAGGAGTATTTACCCCGCAACGAAGAATTCCTCCCAGAGAGGTTCCTCGcaaaagaaggggaggagttgTATGTAGGCAAGAACGCCTTCCGGCCGTTTGAGCTGGGACCGAGGGCGTGTATAGGGCAGGAGCTGGCGATGATGGAGTTGAGCATGATACTGGGGCTGACGGTGAGGGAATTTGATTTTGAGGTGGACGAGAGCGTGTTtatggagggggggaagaggttgtgGGGACAGAGGGTTTATatggttggggggttggcgggaCATCCGAAGGGGGGGATGCCGATGATGGTTAaagtgagggggaggtga
- a CDS encoding hypothetical protein (EggNog:ENOG503PE3K): MRVSTLSLGALAVGLGAATEWPDCHEDNCYRNLIDANYAAEASAFCPGFIAGTTTAASAIPTNFYNCDGSVQSVSSVCSCIVYTMTHTSATATAEPTTEPSVEPTTTTIETYTISETWTSEEPTSTSTDEDDYCEDDETTTTEPTATPTDEPTVTPTDEPTVTPTESEEPTATPTDSEEPTVTPTDEPTVTPTDEPTVTSTETEAPTTTDDDYCEDDETTTTEPTVTPTDEPTVTPTDTEEPTATPTDEPTEEPTEEPTATPTDTEEPTVTPTDTEEPTATPTGGPTTTDDDYCEDDETTTEPSATPTDEPTVTPTDEPTVTPTDEPTEEPTVTPTETEEPTATPTAEPTEEPTEEPTATRTDEPTEEPTEEPTATPTDEPTEEPSVTDTPTITTTKDEDSTGTTTTEEWTTSTITTTTVKTITQCPSTVPACPTGGVVIVTTETIVTTTVCPVTDVPAVPTTTEGGEVTPPIVTDGPEVTGGPGPEVPPTSTDEEEPPVVTDGPEVTGGPGPEVPPTTTEEPEEEPPVVTDGPEVTGGPGPEVPPTTTEEEEPIVTGGPGGEEPPVVTDGPDVTGGPDVEPPVVVVPTSFGTVTVPAVTDLPSTTNTPVTAGAGRAVGPVEGLLAAVAGLAAVLL, translated from the exons ATGCGCGTTTCTACTTTGTCTCTGGGCGCCCTGGCCGTGGGTCTGGGTGCCGCCACCGAATGGCCCGACTGT CATGAGGACAACTGCTACCGCAACCTCATCGACGCCAACTACGCGGCCGAGGCTTCGGCCTTCTGCCCCGGCTTCATtgccggcaccaccacagcGGCCAGCGCCATCCCAACTAATTTCTACAATTGCGATGGCAGTGTCCAGTCTGTGAGCTCGGTCTGCTCGTGCATTGTGTACACCATGACGCACACCTCGGCTACCGCTACCGCTGAGCCCACAACCGAGCCAAGTGTCGAGcccactaccaccaccatcgagaCATACACCATCTCGGAGACCTGGACCAGCGAGGAGCCAACAAGCACTTCgaccgatgaggatgattactgtgaggatgacgagacTACTACCACCGAGCCCACTGCTACTCCTACCGACGAGCCCACTGTCACTCCTACCGACGAGCCCACTGTCACTCCCACTGAATCTGAGGAGCCTACCGCCACTCCCACCGACTCTGAGGAGCCAACTGTCACTCCCACCGACGAGCCAACTGTGACTCCCACTGATGAGCCAACTGTTACCTCGACCGAGACTGAGGCGCCTACCACGACGGATGATGACTATTGCGAGGACGACGAGACGACCACCACTGAGCCCACCGTCACTCCTACCGATGAGCCTACTGTGACTCCTACGGACACGGAGGAGCCTACCGCCACTCCTACCGATGAGCCCACGGAGGAGCCTACTGAGGAGCCAACTGCCACTCCCACTGACACTGAGGAACCAACCGTCACTCCTACCGACACCGAGGAGCCCACAGCCACTCCCACCGGTGGacctaccaccaccgatGATGACTACTgtgaggatgacgagacTACTACCGAGCCCTCCGCTACTCCTACGGATGAGCCGACTGTGACCCCAACTGATGAGCCTACCGTTACTCCTACTGACGAGCCAACCGAGGAGCCTACTGTTACTCCCACCGAGACCGAGGAGCCCACTGCCACTCCTACTGCCGAGCCTACCGAGGAACCCACTGAGGAGCCTACTGCCACTCGTACTGATGAGCCCACCGAGGAGCCCACCGAGGAGCCAACTGCTACTCCCACCGATGAGCCTACCGAGGAACCCAGCGTGACCGATACCCCcaccattaccaccaccaaagacgaggacagcaccggcaccaccaccaccgaggagtggaccaccagcaccatcaccaccaccacagtcaAGACCATCACCCAGTGCCCCTCGACTGTTCCCGCCTGCCCCACCGGCGGCGTCGTCATTGTCACCACCGAgaccatcgtcaccaccaccgtctgcCCCGTGACTGACGTTCCTGccgtccccaccaccaccgagggcggcgaggtcACTCCCCCCATCGTCACCGACGGTCCTGAGGTCACTGGCGGCCCCGGCCCCGAGGTTCCCCCTACCAGcactgatgaggaggagccccCTGTTGTCACTGACGGCCCTGAGGTTACTGGTGGTCCCGGTCCCGAAGTTCCtcctaccaccaccgaggagcctgaggaggagcctCCCGTCGTCACCGATGGTCCCGAGGTTACCGGCGGCCCCGGTCCAGAGGTTccccctaccaccaccgaagaggaggagcccaTCGTCACTGGCGGTCCTGGCGGCGAGGAGCCCCCCGTCGTTACTGACGGCCCTGATGTCACCGGCGGTCCCGATGTTGAGCcccccgtcgtcgttgttCCCACCTCCTTCGGCACAGTCACCGTTCCCGCTGTGACTGACCTCCCTTccacaaccaacaccccAGTGACAGCCGGTGCTGGCCGTGCTGTTGGCCCTGTTGAGGGTCTGCTCGCTGCGGTGGCTGGTTTGGCTGCTGTTCTTCTTTAA